Within Romboutsia sp. CE17, the genomic segment TCGTTTTTTGTAATACTTCGCTCGCCATTTATAATCATCTCCTCATGAAATATAGGCCTAAATAACCTTTATTTATATCTTTCCTTATATTCATTTATATTCAAACAAAAACTTACATTCATAATTTATGCAATAAGAATCTTATCATAAAATAGATAGTTTTTCAATATAAAATATATTTTGATTTTTCTTTCAAATTATAAAGTATTTATCTATATATTCTTTATTTTTTACAATCTTTATTCGAACATACATTTTTGGTTTCAGATTTAGTTACCTTCTCTATCATATACGAACCACAATGTTCACAAATTTCACCAGTTGGCTTACTCCAAGATACAAAATCACAATTTGGATAGTTAGAACACCCATAAAATGATTTACCTTTTTTAGACTTCCTTAAAATTATATCTCCATCCTTACATATTGGACATTTTACACCAATTTTATTTACAAGTGGCTTTGTGTTTTTACATTCTGGATAGTTTTTACATGCCATGAATTTTCCAAATCTTCCATATTTTATAACCATATTAGAGCCACAGTTTTCACAAATTTCATCAGTTTCTTCATCCATATTAACTTTTTCAACATTTGCAATTGCAGTTTCTATAGCCTCTTTTAATGGCTCATATGACTTAGCTACTACACTTTTCCACTGTGTATTCCCCTCTTCTATAGTATCTAAATCATTTTCCATTTGAGCTGTAAAGTCTACATCTATAAACTTTTGGAAGTTATCTTCTAATATATTAGTTACAATTATACCTAACTCTGTCGGACATAAACTTGTACCTTGTTTTTCAACATATCCTCTATTTAATATAGTAGTTATTGTAGGGACATAAGTACTTGGTCTACCTATACCTAACTCCTCTAATGTTTTTACTAAACTAGCTTCTGTATATCTAGCTGGTGGTTGAGTAAAATGTTGATTAGGAATAACTTCATTTATATTTAATTTGTTACCTTCTTCTATAGCTGGAAGAATTTTATCTTCTCTTTCTATAAAGTTATAAATTTTTGTATATCCATCAAATTTCATTTTTGATCCTGTCGCTTTAAATATAAAATCTCCAACTTTGCATTCTACATTTAAAACATCAAATATAGAATCTTCCATTTGGCTAGCAACAAATCTTCTCCAGATTAAATTGTATAACTTAAACTGATCTTTACTTAAAGATGACTTTATACTTTCAGGTGTTCTATATACAGATGTAGGTCTTATAGCCTCATGAGCATCTTGAACTTTTTTATTTTCTTTAACCTTCTTTTTATCATCTGTAGCTTTTTTATAGTAACTCTCACCAAGCTTATCTAATATATATTCCTTAGATTTTTCTTTAGCTTCCTCTGATATTCTTCTTGAGTCAGTCCTTATGTATGATATAAGACCTACTGTACCTTCACCTTCTACGTCTATACCTTCATATAATTCTTGAGCTATCATCATTGTCTTTTTTGTAGTAAAGGATAATTTATTAGCTGCTTCTTGTTGTAGAACACTTGTTGTAAAAGGCTTTGGCGCAGCTTTTCTTCTTGATTTAGATTCTATTTTTTCAACCAGTAAATCTTGATTTTGTATTTGTTCCAAAATACTATTTACAGCTTCCTCATTTTCTAGTTCAATCTTCTCATTTGATTTTCCATAAAACTTAAGAGCTATATCTTCATTATTTTCTGTTTTTGCATCTATTTCTATCGTCCAATATTCTTTTGGTATAAATGCATTTATATCTTTTTCCCTATCACAAATTAGCTTAGTTGTTACAGATTGAACTCTACCTGCACTAAGACCTTTTCTTACTTTCTGCCAAAGTATAGGACTTATTTGATATCCTAATAATCTATCAAGAACTCTTCTTGCTTGTTGAGCATCAACCATATTTAGATTTATAGTTCTAGGACTCTTTATTGCCTTTTTTATAGTTTCTTTTGTAATTTCATTAAATTCTATCCTGCATTCTTTATCTTCTTCTATATTCAATATATGAGCTAAATGCCATGATATAGCTTCTCCTTCTCTATCAGGGTCGGTAGCTAGATAAACTTGTTTAGATTTTTTCGCTTCTTTTTTAAGTTCTTTTATAACATCACCCTTACCTCTTATATTAATATATTGAGGTTCAAAATTATTTTCTATATCTACACCTAACTTACTTTTAGGCAAGTCCCTTACATGACCTACAGATGCCTTTACTGTGTAATGGCTCTTTCCTAAAAACTTCTCTATTGTTTTAGCTTTTGCAGGCGATTCCACGATGACTAATGTTTTTGCCATTTTAAAGCACACACCCCCACTATCTATCTTATTTATACATTTAAACTATATGTATTATTATTTGATTCTATTATAATATCCTTTAATACTAGTTCATTTAGTCCTGTATTAACTGATTTTATTTCCATACCAGTATAATCACAAATGTCATCAATTTGCAAGACTCCATTATTTTTTATAGCATTCATTATGATAACACTTTCCTCGCTTAAATCTATATTATCATAATTTTCACCAAATTCTATATTTTTAATGCAACTTATATTATATTCATTAATTATATCATCTAAACCTTCTATTAATTTTGCGCCATCTTTAATGATTTTGTGGCAACCTCTACTCATTTCTGAGTTTATATTCCCAGGTACTGCAAATATATTTTTTCCTTGATCTAATGCAAATTCAGTGGTTATCAAAGCTCCACTTTTACTAGCCGCTTCAACAACTATAACACCTTTACTCACTCCACTTATAATTCTATTTCTATTAGAAAAATTTGATGGAATTACAGCAGAGTTGACATTGTATTCCGATACTATAAGACCTCCATTTTCTATTATATTATTTGCTAATGCTATATTTTGCTTAGGAAGAGGATTATTAACTGAAGACCCTAAAACCGCAATAGTTTTTCCTTCTCCTTTCATACATCCTATATGAGAATACGAGTCAATCCCCATAGCTAATCCACTAACTATATTAATACCTAAACTTGATAATTGCTCACTTAATTTTTTAGCACAACTTATCCCGTATCTAGTTGGTTTTCTAGATCCTACCATAGCTAAGTTTAAATTATCATTAAGTATAGATAAATTTCCTTTATAAAATAATATTATTGGAGGATTATATATGTTTTTTAAATCATATGGATACTCATTATCATCAACACAAATATATTTAATACCTTCTTTATATAAGATTTCTTTTAATTTGTCTAAATATGAATTGCTTTTATATTTTACTATATTTTCTTTAATATTTAAATTTATATTTTTTAAACTGTATATTTCTTTGTCTGAAAAATCCATCAAAGTCTCAATATTTCCTACTTCATCTTTTATTTTTTCAATTGTTTTTGTACTTATACCACTTATAGATTTAAGCCATAAATAAGCATCTTTTCTATCCATAATTCACCTCTATCTAAAATAAGTATAATAAGCTTTTCTATAGGAAAAAGCTTCATTTATATGACTTGATTTTATAATATTACTTTCATCTAAATCAGCTATAGTTCTAGACATTTTTATAAGCTTAGTGTAACTTCTATTGCTTAATTTATATTTATTAAAAATTATTTCAGTTATTTTTTTTGCCTCTTTATCAAGTTTGCAATATTCATCAAGTTTTGAAGATCTTATTTCATTATTGGTACTTATAAAATCATTTTTAAATCTATTTCTTTGAATTTCCCTTGCCATTTCAACTCTGCTCTTTATATCCTTAGATTTTTCTGAAGTTTTATTATTTTTAAACTCTCCGTACGGAACTTGGTTGACTTCTATAAAAACATCAAATCTATCTAGTAATGGTCCTGATATTTTATTTAAATATCTATTAACTTCATAAGATTTACACTTGCATTCTTTATCTGACATATAATATCCACATGGACAAGGGTTCATTGCTCCTATTAATAACATATTACACGGATAACTTACACTATATTTAATTCTAGATATATTTATATATTTATCTTCTACAGGCTGTCGTAGCGTTTCTAAAATTCTTCTATCAAATTCAGCTATTTCATCTAAAAACAATACACCTCTATGTGATAGTACAACTTCCCCTGGTTTTGGATCATTTCCACCTCCAATTAATGATTGTTTTGTAGATGTATGATGAGGAGACCTGAAAGGTCTTTTACTGATAATACCTATTTCTTCATCGATCAATCCTGCAACACTATAGATTTTGCTTACTTCTAACATTTCATCTTTATCTATCTTAGGTAGAATAGTTCTTATTCTTTTCGCTATCATTGTTTTACCTGATCCAGGTGGTCCTATCATAAGAATATTATGGTTACCTGCAGCAGCTATTTCTGCACCTCTTTTTACAAAATAATTGCCTCTAACATCTTCAAAATCTTCTTCATATATCTCATCTACACAGTTAGTATTGCTTTTTTTCAAAGCTAAAATTTCATCATTATTTATCACTAGATCTCCATTCAAATATCCTATACACTCATTCAAACTATGTATAGGTATAATGTCTATTCCATCAATGAAAGAACTTTCTATTAAATTGTCAAACGGTATAAAAATCCTTTTAATATCATACTTTTTTGCACCTATAACTATAGGCAAAATACCTTTTACTCTTCTAAGTTTTCCGTCTAATGATAATTCTCCTATAAACATACTTTCATCCAAATAATTATCTTCCTTATTTATATGATTTCTTAATAATCCAATACATATAGATAAATCTAAAAAAGATCCTTCTTTTTTCATATCCGCTGGGGATAAATTCACTACGATTCTTGAATTTGGAAATTTATATCCGCTATTTATAATTGCTGATTTTACTCGTTCTCTAGATTCTCTTATCTCCATACTAGGAAGCCCTACTATATTAAAACATGGTATCCCATTGGTTATATCTACCTCTACCTTGACTAAAAAACTTTCTATTCCGATAATATTACTTGAATTAATTATACTTAACATGCTTACTTCCTTTCTAAAAAGCATTAATAATATGATTAATTTTACTTTCATTAAAATAAATTTCTAATACATCAAATCTTATAGGAACATTATGTAAATTATTTATTAGTAAATAATACTTTGCTACATTTAATATTTTCTTAATTTTTTTATAGTTAACAGCTTCTGCTGGATATCCATAGTTTAAATTACTTCTAGATTTAACTTCTATAAATACTAGTTCATTATCTAATTTTGCAATAATATCTATTTCTCCACTTTTTATCTTATAATTTTTTTCTAGTATTTTAGCACCTTTTTTAATTAAATATCTTAAAGCTATACGCTCTCCTAATTCGCCTTTTTCTTTATTATTCATACTTAACTCCTATAGGTAATTTTTTGTAATTATTGTCAATACATTATATAAGTATACAAATATAATCCTTTTTATTGAAATATTCCCCTTTTTATATAATATATAAGTCATTTAAATAATACCTTGTTAAATTAACTATATATTAAAGATAAAAATAAAATATGGTTATCTACGAAAATAGATAACCATATTTTATAAATCAGTTAATTCTTATTAGTAAATTAAATATTATTTATATATTACTTTACTATCTATATCTTTAATTGTTTTACATCCAGTTAATATCATAGTTGATTCTAGCTCTGATTTAACTTTATTTACGTATGCTTTTACTCCATCTTTTCCTCCACCAAAAGAGGCTGTTACAAATGGTCTACCTATTAATACAGCATCGGCACCTAAACCAATCATCTTTAATATATCTACACCAGTTCTTACTCCGCCATCTGCAAGTATAGTAACTTTTCCTTTTACAGCTTCAGCAATTTTAGGAAGAACATCAGCAACGCCTGGAGTACAATCTAATACTCTTCCTCCATGATTTGACACCACTATAGCATCAACACCTGCTTCTACTGCCATAATAGCATCTTCAACAGTCATTATTCCCTTTAATATGAACGGTAGCTTTGTAGATGCCTTTAATTCTTTTATCTCTTCTATTGATTTCGGTACTACATTTTTACCGTGCATAGATAATGTCACTAGTCCACATGCATCTATATCCACACCTACTGCAAAAGCCCCTGATTCTTCTGATAATTTAATTTTTCTTATTATATCATCATTTTCCCAAGGCTTTATGAAAACTATTCCATTTCCACTATTATTTGATAGAACTTCTAAGTTATCCATTAAGAATGAATCTATAGCTGTATCTCCTACCATAGCATATATACCAGCATCAATACAACCTTGTACTACAGATGTTATATATTCTTTTTCTGTAAGACCTCCACCCATATTTAATGTAGTTCCTGTTACAGGTGCAGCAAATATTGGTAATGCCATTTTTCTACCAAATAACTCAAAAGAAGTATCTGGTTTCGAAACATTATGTATTATCCTCATATTTATTTTAACTTTTTCTAAACTTTTAAAGTTTTCTATAAAAGAAGATCCACTTCCTTTACCTCCCATGCCTGGAACTTCTCCAGCACATACTACCCCGTTGCAAACTTTACAGACTCTACAACTTCCATTTAAATTTATTCTGGCATTTTTTAACATTTCTTTATAGTCCATTGTTAATACCCCCATATTTTTTATATTTACTAGTATATTATAGCATATTCTTTAAAAAGCTCTTTCTATGGATTGGAGTTATACCAGATTTTTCAATGGCTTCATAATGTTCTTTTGTTCCATATCCTTTATGACTCTTAAACCCATACTGTGGATATATCTCATCATACTGATACATTATACTATCTCTTGTTACTTTCGCTAATATACTAGCTGCAGCTATTGATATAGACTTTGAATCACCTTTTATAATAGGTTTTTGCTTTATATCTATACCAGGTATTGTAGCTGCATCTACTAATAAATAGTCTGGCTTTTGTTTTAAACAATTTAATGCTTTTTTCATAGCCATATAAGTAGCATTTAATATATTAAACTCATCTATTTCTTCACTATTTACAATTCCTATACCATAGTCAAGAGCTTTATCTTTTATAATATCAAATAATTCATCTCTTTTAGATTCGCTTAACTTCTTAGAGTCATTTATACCTTCGATCTTTGTTCCTTGCTTAAAAACTACTACAGCAGCTACAACAGGCCCTGCTAAAGGACCTCTACCTGCTTCATCTATTCCTCCTATATAAAGATATCCATTCTCATATCCTTCATTTTCATATAAATTTATTCTTTCTAATCTTTCTTCTTCTCTTCTTATACTATCTAACTTTTTAGCTAGCTTCACAGCTAAGTTTTGTACCGATTTTCTTTCATCACATCTTAGTATCTCTATGTACTCCAGATATTTTTCTGGTTCTAAATTATCTACTATTTCTTTAATTTCTTTTACGCTTTTATTTGTCATAAGCTTCTCCTTATTCTTTTATAATACATATATATATTAACATAATTTCTTATTTTAATAAAAATACTTATAATTCTACCTCTCATAACAATTTTTTATTTAAAATATAAATTTATTATAAGCTACTCTATCCGATTCAATACTTTTATTACATATAAAAAATGTCCAAAATAAATTAAAATCACTTTAAGAACTTTAGTTTATCTTGGACATCTATTTTATTAAACAGCTTTACTCATTTTATATTTATTTGATTTTTTAGGTTTTATGAAGCTACCTATAATACCTGCTATAACAACTGGAACTATCCAATTAAATCCATATTGAGCAAAAGGTAAATTTAAAATAAATGGTATATTTATATTAAAATCATTTGCAACTGTTAACATACTCACTATTAAAGCCATATAAGTAGAAAACTTAAATACATTGTCATTTTTAATTTTTTCACCAAATAAAGTTAATATTATTAAGGTAACAGTAGCAGGATAAATTAAACTTAATATCGGAGCTGAGAACTTAATTATTGTACTAACTCCAAAATTAGATACTATAGCACTAAATATACACACTATAATTACAATTGTTTCATATTTTAATTTTCCATTTGTAAGCTTTGTAAAATATTGTCCCGTTGCAGATGTAAGACCTACTGATGTTGTTAAACAAGCAAGACCTACTATTATTGCAAGAATTATTTTACCTGGCTGTCCAAGTAACATACTAGTTATATTAACTATTAATGATGTTTGAACTACATCTATACCATATTTATTCGATACTGTTGCTCCTAAATATGTAAGACCTCCATAAACTAAACATAATCCTATTGATGCTACTATACCAGCTTGTAAAGTTAACTTAACTTTAAGCTTTTCATCTTTATATCCTTTATTTACTATCGTGGCTATTACTACTGTAGATAAGGCTGCTGCACCTAGAGTATCCATAGTTTGATACCCTTGATTAATACCTTCTGCAAATACATTATCTATCATAGGAGTATGACTTATATCACCTAATGGATTTAATATTCCAGCTATTATTAATACAGCTAAAGCTATTAATAATGTTGGTGTTAAGAATGAACCTATTATATCTATAACTTTTGATGGCTTTATAGTTAATACTAAAGTTAATACAAAGAATATTATAGAGAAAATAATAGGATTAAATCCATCAACCAATGGCATTATTCCCATTTCATATGTAGTTGCTGCAGTTCTAGGTATTGCTAAAAGCGGACCCAAACAAATCATTATAGAACACCCTAATACTATAGATAAATATTTACCTGATCTGCCTAATACTTTACTTACTTCTCCATTACATTTAGCTGATGCTAGTATTGCTAATAAAGCTAAACCTACGTCTGCTAATATAAATCCTGTAAATCCAGTTATCCAACTATCTCCTGATACTAATCCTAAAAATGGTGGGAAAATTAAATTACCTGCTCCAAAGAACATAGCAAATAGTGCAAATCCTACCACCATTATATCTTTCATTTTTTGCATATAATGCCTCCTAATATTGCATATAAATTATAATTTAAAATTTATTATATATTTTACTTTCTAAATTGTCAATAATATTAGAAATTTTAGATTTTTTCTGACTTTTTTATAAATGGTAATCCTTTTATTATATAAAATAATAATAAAAAGATTACCTAAAAGGTATTGCAATTGTGCAACTATCAATGTCTTTTAGGTAATCTTTTATTTATATTAATAATTTCAATTTATATATTACTTTATATCTTCAGGAACTTCTAAGCTTATCTGTCCTATCTTACCTTCTCTAAATTCATTTAAAACAGTATATGCTATACGAGAGTAGTCTAGTTCTTTTCTTCCAGTTATAAATCCTCTCTTACGACCTATCATATCCATAGTCTCAAGACCAGTTTCGCCTAATTCTTCTAACTTATATCTCGCCTTTAGTTTCTCTGGTTCAATGTCCATAAGCTTTTCTATAAGTCTTAAAGCTAATGTTTCTACATCTAAAACTTCATCTTTTATAGCTCTACTAAATGCTAAATTTAATGCTACTTCTTGATCTTCAAACTTAGGCCAAAGTATACCTGGTGTATCTAATAACTCTAAGTTTCCTTTTAACCTAACCCATTGTTTACCTTTAGTTACACCTGGCTTATCTCCTGTTACTGTACTTTTTCTACCAGTTAATTTATTTATTATAGAGGATTTACCAACATTAGGTACTCCAACTATCATTATTCTTATAGGTCTTTCTTTTCTACCTTTTTCCTTTAGTGCATCCATTTTTTCTTTAGTAACATTTTTACACTCATCTATTAATTTATTTAAACCTGAACCTTTCATAGTATCAACAGGTATAGCTTTTATTCCTTGCTGCTTATAGTAATTTATCCATCTATTTAATTTATTTCTATCAGCTAAATCACTTTTATTTAATATTACAACTCTTGGTTTATTTCCTGCTAATTTATCTATATCTGGATTTTTACTACTATATGGAATTCTCGCATCTAAAAGTTCTACAACTACATCAACTAATTTTAAATTACTTCTAACTAACTCCTTAGTCTTTTTCATATGACCAGGATACCAGTTTATATGTAAATTATCATCTACAAGATAATCTTCATAATCAGATCTCATTTTATCTCCTCTTGCCATGATTATCACTCCTTTGACTATTTATACTATTTTTTAATCATATCGAACTTATTTATTATATCATAATCTTCAGTTCAATAATAATAATTGTAATCCAATCTTTTATTTCTATGATTTTCAAATTTTTAATTTACTATACTGTTATAAAAATTTAATTAACGATATTTAAAACACCTTATTTTTAAATATCAATTTTGTATAACGTAAAAAGAGTTGCCAAAATGAATAACTCACTTAGACAACTCTTTTATTTATAGTAAAGTCTTTAATTATCTAGCTTCTTTTATCTTAGCAGCTTTACCAACTCTACCTCTTAGGTAAGTTAATTTAGCTCTTCTTACTTTACCTCTTCTAGTTACTTCTATCTTCTCTAATTTTGGAGAATGAACTGGGAAAGTTCTTTCTACTCCAACGTTGAAAGATATTTTTCTTACAGTGAAAGTTTCTCTAGCACCTGCACCTTGTCTCTTTAATACTACACCTTCGAATACTTGAACTCTTTCTCTTTTTCCTTCAACTATCTTAACGTGTACTTTTACTGTGTCCCCAGGTCCAAAGTTAGGAACATCGTTTCTTAATTGTTCTTGTTCTAATGATCTTAATATTTCGTTCATTTTTTTCCTCCTAGTTCATAGACGTTCTTAATACTTGACCAGTGTAGCAGAGGAACGCCCGTATTTTTCAACAATATCGATTATACTATATATTTTTATTTCTTACAAGTCTTTTTGTACAAATCTGGTCTTCTTTCCTTAGTAAGTTTTACCGATTCTTCATATCTCCACTCTTCAATTTTCTTATGGTTTCCTGAAAGTAAAACTTTAGGTACTTCAATTCCCATAAATTCTCTTGGTCTTGTATAGTGAGGATATTCTAATAAATTATCTTTAAATGATTCTTCTTCAAAAGATTCATTTTGACTTAACACCCCTGGTATTAGTCTAGATATAGAATCTATTAATATAAGTGCAGGAAGTTCTCCACCTGTCAATACATAATCTCCTATGGATATTTCATCAGTAACTATTAAATCTATAACTCTTTGGTCTATTCCTTCATAATGTCCACATAAAAGTATTATATCTTCATTTTTTGACATATCTTGTGCTATTTCTTGACTATGTACTTTTCCCTTTGGAGTTAAATATATAACTCTAGGATTTTTTATATTATGCGTATCAATTATATGCTTATAAGTATCATATATAGGCTGTGGAGTCATAAGCATGCCTGCTCCTCCTCCAAAAGGATAATCATCTACTTTTTTATGCTTATTAGTCGAGAAGTCTCTAATATTATATATATTTACTTCTATAATTCCCTTTTCAACAGCTCTTTTCATTATACTTTCATTCATGTATGAATTAAAAACCTCAGGGAAAAGAGTCATTATATGAAATCTCATTTTATCACCTAATCTAACATTCCCTTAATAGGGTCTATTATCATTTTTCTTTCTTTCATATCTATAGTAGGTACAAATTTCATTATAGCAGGTATTAAGTATTCTTTTTCTTCTCCTTTAACAATATATACATCATTTGCAGCATATTGAAGAACGTCTTTTAATACACCAACTTTTTCACCATCTACAGTATATACTTCTAAACCTATCATATCAGCTATAAAATACTCATCTTCCTCTAGCTCTCTACCATCTTCTCTAGATACATAAATAAATTTATCTCTTAATACTTCTGCCTTCTCTATTGAATCGATATTTTTTATCTTCATTATTACAAGATTGCCTTTGTATCTAACTCTTTCCACATTCCATTTTGTATTAAAATCTTTGTCTAAATAAAAAACATCTAAATCGTCAAATCTATTTATATCATCAGTAAAAGGATAAACTCTTACCTCTCCTTTTAAACCTTGAGTGTTAACTATCTTACCAACTTTAAAGTGAGTTAATTTATTGTTCATGATTGTCACCTTACTTTCAAGAATTACATTTTATTCGTATTATAAACAAAAAGGATTAGGTATATACCTAATCCTTTCTATACTATCTCAAGAGAAACTTTTTTATTTTCTCTATTTGCAGCAGATCTTATGACAGTTCTTATAGCTTTAGCTATTCTGCCCTGCTTACCGATAACCTTACCCATATCATCTTGAGAAACACTAAGTTTTAAGATTATTTCATCTTCTTTTATACTTTCCTCAATTTTAACTTCGTCAGGATTATCAACTAGAGCCTTAGCTATATCTAACACTAGCTCTTTCATATATTTCATCTCCTAATATATGCTTCTGTTATCTAATGAATTACTTAGCTTGCTTAGAAGCTTCGAATTTTTCCATTACTCCGTTGTTAACTAATAAAGTTTTAACAGTATCAGTTGGTTGAGCACCGTTTGATAACCACTTAACAGCTTTCTCATCGTTTATTTTTATTTGCTTTGGTTGAGAAACTGGGTTGTAGTATCCTATTTCTTCTATGAATTTTCCATCTCTTGGAGATCTAGAGTCCGCAACTACTATTCTGTAGAAAGGTTTTTTGTTTGATCCCATTCTTTTTAATCTTATTTTAACTGCCATTACAGTCACCTCCGAATAATTTTTGTCTTTTTTTATTTATTTAAAGAAAGGAAGTCCGGCAAAACCGCCCCTTTTCTTCATACTTTTTTGTGAGCCTGTAAACATCTTCATCATTTTCTTCATCTCATTAAGTTGTTTTATCATTCTGTTTACATCTTGTACACTCGTACCACTACCTTTTGCTATTCTTTTCTTTCTAGATGCATTTAATAGCGATGGATCTCTTCTTTCTTCTGGAGTCATTGATTGTATTATTGCTTTGCTTCTCTTCATTTCTTTTCCATTCAGATCAACATCACCAAGTTGGTCTTTTATATTCCCCATACCTGGTATCATGCCTAATACTTTATCAAGTGGACCCATATTTTGAATTTGTTCCATTTGTTGTAGTAAATCTTCAAAATCAAAATCTTGTTTTTTAATCTTTTGTTCTAATTCTTTAGCTTTTTCTAAATCTATACTTTCTTGAGCTTTTTCTATTAGGCTTAGGACATCTCCCATTCCTAATATTCTTGAAGCCATTCTATCTGGATGGAATGGTTCTAAATCATCTAACTTCTCACCCATACCTATGAATTTTATAGGTTTTTGTGTTACAGCTCTTATT encodes:
- the topA gene encoding type I DNA topoisomerase codes for the protein MAKTLVIVESPAKAKTIEKFLGKSHYTVKASVGHVRDLPKSKLGVDIENNFEPQYINIRGKGDVIKELKKEAKKSKQVYLATDPDREGEAISWHLAHILNIEEDKECRIEFNEITKETIKKAIKSPRTINLNMVDAQQARRVLDRLLGYQISPILWQKVRKGLSAGRVQSVTTKLICDREKDINAFIPKEYWTIEIDAKTENNEDIALKFYGKSNEKIELENEEAVNSILEQIQNQDLLVEKIESKSRRKAAPKPFTTSVLQQEAANKLSFTTKKTMMIAQELYEGIDVEGEGTVGLISYIRTDSRRISEEAKEKSKEYILDKLGESYYKKATDDKKKVKENKKVQDAHEAIRPTSVYRTPESIKSSLSKDQFKLYNLIWRRFVASQMEDSIFDVLNVECKVGDFIFKATGSKMKFDGYTKIYNFIEREDKILPAIEEGNKLNINEVIPNQHFTQPPARYTEASLVKTLEELGIGRPSTYVPTITTILNRGYVEKQGTSLCPTELGIIVTNILEDNFQKFIDVDFTAQMENDLDTIEEGNTQWKSVVAKSYEPLKEAIETAIANVEKVNMDEETDEICENCGSNMVIKYGRFGKFMACKNYPECKNTKPLVNKIGVKCPICKDGDIILRKSKKGKSFYGCSNYPNCDFVSWSKPTGEICEHCGSYMIEKVTKSETKNVCSNKDCKK
- the dprA gene encoding DNA-processing protein DprA, yielding MDRKDAYLWLKSISGISTKTIEKIKDEVGNIETLMDFSDKEIYSLKNINLNIKENIVKYKSNSYLDKLKEILYKEGIKYICVDDNEYPYDLKNIYNPPIILFYKGNLSILNDNLNLAMVGSRKPTRYGISCAKKLSEQLSSLGINIVSGLAMGIDSYSHIGCMKGEGKTIAVLGSSVNNPLPKQNIALANNIIENGGLIVSEYNVNSAVIPSNFSNRNRIISGVSKGVIVVEAASKSGALITTEFALDQGKNIFAVPGNINSEMSRGCHKIIKDGAKLIEGLDDIINEYNISCIKNIEFGENYDNIDLSEESVIIMNAIKNNGVLQIDDICDYTGMEIKSVNTGLNELVLKDIIIESNNNTYSLNV
- a CDS encoding YifB family Mg chelatase-like AAA ATPase, translated to MLSIINSSNIIGIESFLVKVEVDITNGIPCFNIVGLPSMEIRESRERVKSAIINSGYKFPNSRIVVNLSPADMKKEGSFLDLSICIGLLRNHINKEDNYLDESMFIGELSLDGKLRRVKGILPIVIGAKKYDIKRIFIPFDNLIESSFIDGIDIIPIHSLNECIGYLNGDLVINNDEILALKKSNTNCVDEIYEEDFEDVRGNYFVKRGAEIAAAGNHNILMIGPPGSGKTMIAKRIRTILPKIDKDEMLEVSKIYSVAGLIDEEIGIISKRPFRSPHHTSTKQSLIGGGNDPKPGEVVLSHRGVLFLDEIAEFDRRILETLRQPVEDKYINISRIKYSVSYPCNMLLIGAMNPCPCGYYMSDKECKCKSYEVNRYLNKISGPLLDRFDVFIEVNQVPYGEFKNNKTSEKSKDIKSRVEMAREIQRNRFKNDFISTNNEIRSSKLDEYCKLDKEAKKITEIIFNKYKLSNRSYTKLIKMSRTIADLDESNIIKSSHINEAFSYRKAYYTYFR
- a CDS encoding YraN family protein; translated protein: MNNKEKGELGERIALRYLIKKGAKILEKNYKIKSGEIDIIAKLDNELVFIEVKSRSNLNYGYPAEAVNYKKIKKILNVAKYYLLINNLHNVPIRFDVLEIYFNESKINHIINAF
- a CDS encoding alpha-hydroxy-acid oxidizing protein, translated to MDYKEMLKNARINLNGSCRVCKVCNGVVCAGEVPGMGGKGSGSSFIENFKSLEKVKINMRIIHNVSKPDTSFELFGRKMALPIFAAPVTGTTLNMGGGLTEKEYITSVVQGCIDAGIYAMVGDTAIDSFLMDNLEVLSNNSGNGIVFIKPWENDDIIRKIKLSEESGAFAVGVDIDACGLVTLSMHGKNVVPKSIEEIKELKASTKLPFILKGIMTVEDAIMAVEAGVDAIVVSNHGGRVLDCTPGVADVLPKIAEAVKGKVTILADGGVRTGVDILKMIGLGADAVLIGRPFVTASFGGGKDGVKAYVNKVKSELESTMILTGCKTIKDIDSKVIYK
- a CDS encoding ribonuclease HII, translating into MTNKSVKEIKEIVDNLEPEKYLEYIEILRCDERKSVQNLAVKLAKKLDSIRREEERLERINLYENEGYENGYLYIGGIDEAGRGPLAGPVVAAVVVFKQGTKIEGINDSKKLSESKRDELFDIIKDKALDYGIGIVNSEEIDEFNILNATYMAMKKALNCLKQKPDYLLVDAATIPGIDIKQKPIIKGDSKSISIAAASILAKVTRDSIMYQYDEIYPQYGFKSHKGYGTKEHYEAIEKSGITPIHRKSFLKNML